One Coffea arabica cultivar ET-39 chromosome 5c, Coffea Arabica ET-39 HiFi, whole genome shotgun sequence DNA window includes the following coding sequences:
- the LOC113690290 gene encoding uncharacterized protein yields the protein MAIAAKFGDTNIYESRDVGEMIFHFFDEVEEFSSGSSSCGSSSTGFDGGEGVYHEAEEEDDEAAAAAAADTEGNGCKADAAKAFWDSQEEPLLSTLRRTTSFESKIRKATKEALMELNTICVNCACQNRAVDGCRKCMLKEVCDRLQKDGFSCSICKSKWKSSQEIPAGEHTYLEVVQNTTSKGEVKVIIELNFKSEFMMARGCEEYNRLLERLPDVYIGKTERLKTLIKILCSASKKCMKENKMHMAPWRKHKYMQAKWLGKPEKQRPTSILPELHMKIRPSRPKASMLTFDFSDNLKTLLPATMIKVL from the exons ATGGCAATAGCAGCAAAATTTGGTGATACGAATATTTATGAATCCCGAGATGTTGGGGAAATGATTTTTCACTTCTTTGATGAAGTTGAGGAGTTTTCATCTGGTAGCTCATCATGTGGTTCTTCTAGCACTGGCTTTGATGGTGGAGAAGGCGTTTATCATGAGGCTGAGGAGGAGGATGACGAGGCGGCGGCGGCAGCGGCTGCTGACACCGAAGGAAATGGTTGTAAGGCTGATGCGGCCAAGGCCTTTTGGGATTCCCAAGAGGAGCCTTTGCTG TCAACTTTACGTAGGACCACTTCTTTTGAATCAAAAATCAGGAAGGCAACAAAGGAAGCTTTAATGGAGTTAAATACCATTTGTGTTAATTGTGCCTGCCAGAATAGGGCTGTTGATGGCTGCCGGAAATGCATGCTGAAAGAAGTCTGCGATCGGCTTCAGAAAGATGGATTTAGTTGCTCCATTTGCAAGTCCAAGTGGAAAAGCTCACAGGAAATTCCGGCCG GGGAGCATACCTACTTGGAAGTTGTTCAAAACACAACATCTAAAGGTGAAGTGAAGGTGATCATTGAGTTGAATTTCAAGTCAGAATTCATGATGGCAAGAGGTTGTGAGGAATATAACCGGCTGCTTGAACGATTGCCCGATGTATATATTGGAAAGACTGAAAGACTCAAAACTCTGATCAAAATACTGTGTTCTGCATCAAAGAAGTGCATGAAGGAGAATAAAATGCATATGGCACCATGGAGGAAGCATAAATACATGCAAGCGAAGTGGCTTGGCAAACCTGAAAAGCAACGACCAACATCAATCTTGCCTGAATTGCATATGAAAATCAGGCCATCAAGGCCCAAGGCCTCCATGCTTACCTTTGATTTCTCGGATAATTTGAAAACCTTGCTCCCAGCAACCATGATTAAAGTCTTGTAG